A stretch of the Manis pentadactyla isolate mManPen7 chromosome 16, mManPen7.hap1, whole genome shotgun sequence genome encodes the following:
- the LOC130681302 gene encoding uncharacterized protein LOC130681302 isoform X2, whose protein sequence is MSVLNPGWPCGGESHTPGEPGPSTNSDSNPGPPPEEDPEDTSAQVVGVLPFPLRPTCCPSFGPPISTILEDPEVLDVDTSQASKWPGLRSLLQRLPPQDRDVGVESYSSCGHPRQASKLLAFWAALKVGCGESMPHFLPGGITSRVSSTY, encoded by the exons ATGTCAGTACTGAACCCTGGCTGGCCCTGCGGAGGGGAGAGCCACACCCCTGGGGAGCCAGGTCCATCAACCAACTCAGACAGCAATCCCGGCCCCCCGCCAGAGGAAGACCCTGAGGACACCTCTGCTCAGGTGGTAGGAGTCCTGCCCTTCCCTCTGAGGCCAACATGCTGTCCATCCTTTGGACCTCCCATTTCAACCATCCTGGAG GATCCTGAAGTTCTGGACGTTGACACCAGCCAAGCCTCCAAATGGCCTGGGCTTCGGAGCCTCCTGCAGCGGCTTCCTCCACAGGACAGGGAC GTGGGTGTGGAGAGCTACTCATCCTGCGGCCACCCAAGACAAGCCTCAAAA CTTCTGGCTTTCTGGGCTGCTTTAAAAG TTGGCTGTGGTGAGAGTATGCCTCATTTTCTTCCTGGAGGGATAACCAGTCGAGTCAGCAGCACTTACTAA
- the LOC130681302 gene encoding uncharacterized protein LOC130681302 isoform X3, with protein sequence MSVLNPGWPCGGESHTPGEPGPSTNSDSNPGPPPEEDPEDTSAQVVGVLPFPLRPTCCPSFGPPISTILEDPEVLDVDTSQASKWPGLRSLLQRLPPQDRWVWRATHPAATQDKPQNFWLSGLL encoded by the exons ATGTCAGTACTGAACCCTGGCTGGCCCTGCGGAGGGGAGAGCCACACCCCTGGGGAGCCAGGTCCATCAACCAACTCAGACAGCAATCCCGGCCCCCCGCCAGAGGAAGACCCTGAGGACACCTCTGCTCAGGTGGTAGGAGTCCTGCCCTTCCCTCTGAGGCCAACATGCTGTCCATCCTTTGGACCTCCCATTTCAACCATCCTGGAG GATCCTGAAGTTCTGGACGTTGACACCAGCCAAGCCTCCAAATGGCCTGGGCTTCGGAGCCTCCTGCAGCGGCTTCCTCCACAGGACAGG TGGGTGTGGAGAGCTACTCATCCTGCGGCCACCCAAGACAAGCCTCAAAA CTTCTGGCTTTCTGGGCTGCTTTAA
- the LOC130681302 gene encoding uncharacterized protein LOC130681302 isoform X1, protein MSVLNPGWPCGGESHTPGEPGPSTNSDSNPGPPPEEDPEDTSAQVVGVLPFPLRPTCCPSFGPPISTILEDPEVLDVDTSQASKWPGLRSLLQRLPPQDRDVGLPRPAPLSLHPPSASLLLWEEPWSRSQGTWIEGLALPLSGRGHPPPSLRLHIYIMDTVTSALPTRANEKMDMKPMIMECTNVEHMVVKYLLRPHVCLA, encoded by the exons ATGTCAGTACTGAACCCTGGCTGGCCCTGCGGAGGGGAGAGCCACACCCCTGGGGAGCCAGGTCCATCAACCAACTCAGACAGCAATCCCGGCCCCCCGCCAGAGGAAGACCCTGAGGACACCTCTGCTCAGGTGGTAGGAGTCCTGCCCTTCCCTCTGAGGCCAACATGCTGTCCATCCTTTGGACCTCCCATTTCAACCATCCTGGAG GATCCTGAAGTTCTGGACGTTGACACCAGCCAAGCCTCCAAATGGCCTGGGCTTCGGAGCCTCCTGCAGCGGCTTCCTCCACAGGACAGGGACGTGGGTCTCCCTCGCCCTGCTCCCCTCTCTCTGCACCCCCCATCTGCCTCCCTCTTACTATGGGAAGAACCTTGGTCCAGAAGTCAGGGAACATGGATTGAAGGCCTAGCTTTACCATTAAGTGGGAGAGGTCATCCCCCTCCTAGCCTGAGACTTCATATCTACATAATGGATACAGTGACCTCTGCTCTCCCCACAAgagcaaatgagaaaatggacATGAAACCGATGATAATGGAATGTACAAATGTAGAGCATATGGttgtcaagtatttattgaggCCCCATGTGTGCCTAGCCTAA
- the FRS3 gene encoding fibroblast growth factor receptor substrate 3 isoform X1 translates to MGSCCSCLNKDSVPDNHPTKFKVTNVDDEGVELGSGVMELTQSELVLHLHRRQAVRWPYLCLRRYGYDSNLFSFESGRRCQTGQGIFAFKCSRAEEIFNLLQDLMQCNSINVMEEPVIITRNSHPAELDLPRAPQPPSALGYNVSSFSNGFPVCPGEAPRFSAPRRPSTSSLQHPSLGEESTHALIAPDEQSHTYVNTPAGEEDHRRSRHCLQPLPEGRAPFPQQAWGPDQQDPQVFLQPGQVKFVLGPTPARRHLMKCQGLCPGLHDPPPHNNNEGTSECPAQPKCTYESTSGGLRPGPSWRLSPEEPGWNGLAHRRAALLHYENLPSLPPVWEGHTQQLGEEAGDDGDSRDGLTPSSNGFPDGEEDETPLQKPTSTRAALRSRDSFPVPLTCRRGSPRVFNFDFRRPGPDPPRQLNYIQVELKGWGGDRPTGLQNPSVSRAPVPPTHPARSSDSYAIIDLKKTVAMSNLQRALPRDDGTARKTRHNSTDLPL, encoded by the exons ATGGGGAGCTGCTGCAGCTGCCTGAACAAAGATAGCGTCCCAGACAACCACCCTACCAAGTTCAAG GTGACAAATGTGGATGATGAGGGGGTGGAACTGGGCTCTGGAGTGATGGAGCTGACTCAGAGCGAGCTGGTGCTGCACCTGCATCGGCGCCAGGCTGTCCGCTGGCCTTACCTCTGCCTGCGGCGCTATGGCTACGACTCCAACCTCTTCTCCTTTGAGAGTGGCCGCCGGTGTCAGACGGGCCAGG GAATATTTGCATTCAAGTGCTCCCGGGCCGAGGAAATCTTCAACCTGCTTCAGGATCTGATGCAGTGCAACAGCATCAACGTGATGGAAGAGCCAGTCATCATCACCCGCAACAGCCACCCAGCTGAGCTCGACCTCCCACGGGCCCCCCAGCCTCCCAGTG CTCTAGGCTACAATGTCTCCAGCTTTTCCAATGGCTTTCCTGTCTGCCCGGGAGAGGCCCCGCGATTCTCAGCACCCCGGCGGCCCTCGACAAGTAGCCTGCAACACCCCTCGCTTGGGGAAGAGTCCACCCATGCCCTCATTGCCCCTGATGAGCAG TCCCACACCTATGTCAACACGCCAGCCGGTGAGGAGGACCACCGCAGGAGCCGGCACTGCCTGCAGCCACTGCCCGAGGGCCGGGCGCCCTTCCCCCAGCAGGCCTGGGGCCCCGACCAACAGGACCCGCAGGTGTTCCTGCAGCCGGGCCAAGTGAAGTTcgtgctgggccccacccctgctCGGCGGCACCTGATGAAGTGCCAGGGCCTGTGCCCCGGTCTGCATGACCCACCCCCCCACAACAACAACGAGGGCACTTCCGAGTGCCCGGCGCAGCCCAAGTGCACCTATGAGAGCACCAGCGGGGGGCTGCGGCCCGGGCCCAGCTGGAGACTGAGCCCAGAGGAGCCGGGCTGGAATGGCCTTGCCCACCGCAGGGCGGCCCTGCTGCACTATGAGaacctgccctccctgccccccgtGTGGGAGGGCCATACCCAGCAGCTGGGGGAGGAGGCGGGGGATGACGGAGACTCAAGGGATGGGCTCACACCCTCCTCcaatggcttccctgatggtgAGGAGGATGAGACCCCACTGCAGAAGCCCACCAGCACCCGGGCTGCCCTCCGCAGCCGCGACAGCTTCCCTGTGCCGCTGACCTGCCGCCGAGGCTCCCCAAGGGTCTTTAATTTTGATTTCCGCAGACCAGGCCCCGATCCCCCAAGGCAGCTCAACTACATCCAGGTGGAGTTGAAGGGCTGGGGTGGAGACCGCCCTACGGGGCTCCAGAACCCCTCAGTCTCCCGAgcccccgtgccccccacccaccctgcccgcAGCTCAGATTCCTATGCCATCATTGACCTCAAAAAGACCGTGGCCATGTCCAACCTGCAGAGGGCTCTGCCCCGAGACGATGGCACTGCCAGGAAAACCCGGCACAACAGCACTGACCTGCCTCTGTAG
- the FRS3 gene encoding fibroblast growth factor receptor substrate 3 isoform X2, translated as MGSCCSCLNKDSVPDNHPTKFKVTNVDDEGVELGSGVMELTQSELVLHLHRRQAVRWPYLCLRRYGYDSNLFSFESGRRCQTGQGIFAFKCSRAEEIFNLLQDLMQCNSINVMEEPVIITRNSHPAELDLPRAPQPPSGYNVSSFSNGFPVCPGEAPRFSAPRRPSTSSLQHPSLGEESTHALIAPDEQSHTYVNTPAGEEDHRRSRHCLQPLPEGRAPFPQQAWGPDQQDPQVFLQPGQVKFVLGPTPARRHLMKCQGLCPGLHDPPPHNNNEGTSECPAQPKCTYESTSGGLRPGPSWRLSPEEPGWNGLAHRRAALLHYENLPSLPPVWEGHTQQLGEEAGDDGDSRDGLTPSSNGFPDGEEDETPLQKPTSTRAALRSRDSFPVPLTCRRGSPRVFNFDFRRPGPDPPRQLNYIQVELKGWGGDRPTGLQNPSVSRAPVPPTHPARSSDSYAIIDLKKTVAMSNLQRALPRDDGTARKTRHNSTDLPL; from the exons ATGGGGAGCTGCTGCAGCTGCCTGAACAAAGATAGCGTCCCAGACAACCACCCTACCAAGTTCAAG GTGACAAATGTGGATGATGAGGGGGTGGAACTGGGCTCTGGAGTGATGGAGCTGACTCAGAGCGAGCTGGTGCTGCACCTGCATCGGCGCCAGGCTGTCCGCTGGCCTTACCTCTGCCTGCGGCGCTATGGCTACGACTCCAACCTCTTCTCCTTTGAGAGTGGCCGCCGGTGTCAGACGGGCCAGG GAATATTTGCATTCAAGTGCTCCCGGGCCGAGGAAATCTTCAACCTGCTTCAGGATCTGATGCAGTGCAACAGCATCAACGTGATGGAAGAGCCAGTCATCATCACCCGCAACAGCCACCCAGCTGAGCTCGACCTCCCACGGGCCCCCCAGCCTCCCAGTG GCTACAATGTCTCCAGCTTTTCCAATGGCTTTCCTGTCTGCCCGGGAGAGGCCCCGCGATTCTCAGCACCCCGGCGGCCCTCGACAAGTAGCCTGCAACACCCCTCGCTTGGGGAAGAGTCCACCCATGCCCTCATTGCCCCTGATGAGCAG TCCCACACCTATGTCAACACGCCAGCCGGTGAGGAGGACCACCGCAGGAGCCGGCACTGCCTGCAGCCACTGCCCGAGGGCCGGGCGCCCTTCCCCCAGCAGGCCTGGGGCCCCGACCAACAGGACCCGCAGGTGTTCCTGCAGCCGGGCCAAGTGAAGTTcgtgctgggccccacccctgctCGGCGGCACCTGATGAAGTGCCAGGGCCTGTGCCCCGGTCTGCATGACCCACCCCCCCACAACAACAACGAGGGCACTTCCGAGTGCCCGGCGCAGCCCAAGTGCACCTATGAGAGCACCAGCGGGGGGCTGCGGCCCGGGCCCAGCTGGAGACTGAGCCCAGAGGAGCCGGGCTGGAATGGCCTTGCCCACCGCAGGGCGGCCCTGCTGCACTATGAGaacctgccctccctgccccccgtGTGGGAGGGCCATACCCAGCAGCTGGGGGAGGAGGCGGGGGATGACGGAGACTCAAGGGATGGGCTCACACCCTCCTCcaatggcttccctgatggtgAGGAGGATGAGACCCCACTGCAGAAGCCCACCAGCACCCGGGCTGCCCTCCGCAGCCGCGACAGCTTCCCTGTGCCGCTGACCTGCCGCCGAGGCTCCCCAAGGGTCTTTAATTTTGATTTCCGCAGACCAGGCCCCGATCCCCCAAGGCAGCTCAACTACATCCAGGTGGAGTTGAAGGGCTGGGGTGGAGACCGCCCTACGGGGCTCCAGAACCCCTCAGTCTCCCGAgcccccgtgccccccacccaccctgcccgcAGCTCAGATTCCTATGCCATCATTGACCTCAAAAAGACCGTGGCCATGTCCAACCTGCAGAGGGCTCTGCCCCGAGACGATGGCACTGCCAGGAAAACCCGGCACAACAGCACTGACCTGCCTCTGTAG